The following are encoded together in the Coturnix japonica isolate 7356 chromosome 8, Coturnix japonica 2.1, whole genome shotgun sequence genome:
- the IL12RB2 gene encoding interleukin-12 receptor subunit beta-2 isoform X1, with product MQTAWVVPVTACLLLYFTAEACSEGTVSASKPAHGVTEICEKGNMAASTAAHVQPGTNVTLSCQLKQLTYSQQCKTALFFNGSELISNYGTSVSSTFPVNAYGKHMFTCKIDCEYKKKLICGIDIESGNPPDRPKNVSCIQYGTDGNLTCTWDKGRFTHMNTTYMIRLSDGTDTLCFSEESLSNKFGLLVLSTKLNFESTYRLVVVASNKLGSAFSQPLKFMLIDIVQPRPPSLLVECEASATNCSLFWHSEGRVQHCRVRYRPLSSSTWNTVGSLNSDNCSLHGLEPHTEYEFQVSCKIHPERGLWSNWSTFQSRTPEAVPIEPLDVWYKQQDVDSQMQNISLFWKALQQSEARGKILHYTVTFEALRHGESRAIETNVTTQTSYTRVTPKMGYKITVTADNSRGSSPPASILTDLGTQDLPSPQNVSAMAMGNNSILVSWEPPIKSTASISGYVVEWMSTHRKSGLEPHPSWIRLVASNLSVVIPEHIEDDVCYHISVFALYQDRAGQATSVRGYSGEKAPAAGPQVYARPQANGILVSWEEIPPQQQKGCITWYKIYLQRKASDVDPNVAIYNTTSRHPFHITDLQRGECYVLWMTALTDAGEGPWGNSELVCLESAMDWIIVLTCSFFILSACLCSLRPARKLFLLLFSAPGWYSKAIPDPANATWAKNDWSMKQGELSIPSTLLLHNTSSFEEPETTEVEESFPKTGCQAFQDRLISSITHSRNHNWQLESSFEKQDSEYRPLPSTTDGGSYEQQLPDLYQKMVLEVTEQTQTMCEYIANPATDRATVYLPSAISPPVTDTNEGDPELLCSPISVFPTTFLTPEFSCGGKLNLDTVRLNSSSFTM from the exons ATGCAAACTGCGTGGGTTGTACCTGTCACAGCCTGTTTGCTGCTGTACTTCACAGCAG AAGCGTGCAGTGAAGGAACCGTGTCTGCCAGCAAACCTGCCCACGGTGTCACAGAAATATGCGAGAAGGGAAACATGGCTGCTAGCACTGCTGCTCACGTCCAGCCTGGAACCAACGTTACCCTCTCGTGCCAGCTCAAACAACTCACGTACAGCCAGCAGTGCAAGACAGCTCTTTTCTTTAACGGTTCTGAACTGATTAGCAATTACGGCACTTCAGTAAGCAGCACATTTCCAGTCAATGCGTATGGCAAACACATGTTTACTTGCAAAATAGATTGTGAATACAAGAAAAAGCTCATTTGTGGAATTGATATAGAGTCTGGAA ATCCTCCAGATCGGCCAAAAAATGTGTCATGTATCCAGTATGGGACAGATGGCAACCTCACCTGCACCTGGGATAAAGGAAGGTTTACACACATGAACACTACATACATGATACG GCTATCGGATGGGACTGACACCTTATGTTTCTCAGAAGAAAGCCTGAGTAATAAGTTTGGCTTGCTGGTTCTGAGCACGAAGTTGAACTTTGAATCTACTTACAGACTTGTGGTTGTCGCCTCCAACAAACTAGGAAGTGCTTTTTCACAGCCACTTAAATTCATGCTCATAGACATAG TGCAACCACGTCCTCCAAGCCTTTTAGTGGAATGTGAAGCTTCTGCAACAAACTGCTCGTTGTTTTGGCACAGTGAAGGCcgagtgcagcactgcagagtgaGATACCGGCCACTGAGCAGTTCCACCTGGAACACG GTTGGAAGTTTAAATAGTGATAACTGCAGTCTTCATGGTCTGGAGCCACATACAGAGTATGAATTTCAAGTGAGCTGTAAAATTCATCCTGAGAGGGGACTGTGGAGTAACTGGAGTACATTCCAATCCCGGACACCAGAAGCAG TGCCCATCGAGCCCTTAGATGTCTGGTACAAACAGCAGGATGTGGACTCTCAAATGCAgaacatttctctcttctggaAG gcTTTGCAGCAGTCAGAGGCGAGAGGAAAAATCCTGCATTACACAGTGACCTTTGAAGCACTAAGACATGGGGAGTCCAGAGCAATAGAAACAAACGTGACCACGCAAACCAGCTACACCAGAGTCACTCCAAAGATGGGCTACAAGATAACTGTCACTGCTGACAACTCGAGGGGAAGCTCACCTCCTGCATCCATCCTGACTGACCTGGGCACACAAG ATTTACCCTCTCCTCAGAATGTCTCTGCTATGGCAATGGGAAATAACAGCATCTTGGTCAGCTGGGAACCTCCCATTAAATCCACTGCATCCATCAGTGGGTATGTTGTGGAATGGATGAGCACCCATAGGAAGAGCGGCCTGgagccccatccaagctggaTAAGGCTTGTCGCATCCAACCTGTCTGTAGTGATACCAG agcACATAGAAGATGACGTGTGCTACCACATTAGTGTGTTTGCGCTGTATCAGGACAGAGCTGGGCAAGCGACATCAGTGAGGGGATACTCAGGAGAAAAAG CACCAGCAGCTGGGCCACAGGTGTATGCAAGGCCACAGGCAAACGGCATCTTGGTTTCGTGGGAAGAaatccctccccagcagcaaaAGGGCTGCATCACTTGGTACAAGATATACCTGCAGAGAAAGGCCAGCGATGTGGATCCTAATGTAG CCATTTATAATACAACATCCCGACATCCATTCCATATCACAGACCTGCAGCGTGGGGAGTGCTACGTCCTGTGGATGACAGCACTGACGGACGCTGGGGAAGGTCCCTGGGGAAACAGCGAGCTGGTCTGCTTGGAAA GTGCCATGGACTGGATTATTGTGCTCACCTGCAGCTTCTTCAtactctcagcctgtctttgctCCCTGCGTCCTGCGAGAAAACT ATTCCTCTTGCTCTTTTCTGCACCTGGGTGGTACAGCAAAGCCATCCCGGATCCAGCTAATGCTACCTGGGCTAAGAACGACTGGTCTATGAAG CAGGGTGAGCTGAGCATACCTTCCACTCTGCTCCTGCACAACACCAGCAGTTTTGAAGAGCCTGAAACGACAGAGGTAGAGGAAAGCTTCCCAAAGACAGGCTGCCAGGCTTTCCAGGACAGGCTCATCAGCAGCATCACCCACAGCAGAAATCACAACTGGcaactggaaagcagctttgagAAGCAGGACTCAGAGTACAGGCCTCTGCCCAGCACCACAGATGGAGGCAGTTACGAGCAGCAGCTTCCTGACCTGTACCAGAAGATGGTGCTGGAAGTGACAGAGCAAACACAAACCATGTGCGAGTACATTGCGAATCCAGCGACTGACAGAGCTACAGTCTACCTGCCCTCAGCCATCTCCCCACCTGTCACAGACACTAATGAAGGAGACCCCGAACTTTTGTGCAGTCCCATCTCTGTCTTCCCAACAACTTTTTTGACACCAGAATTTTCCTGCGGAGGGAAACTTAATTTGGACACGGTGAGGCTGAACAGCAGCTCTTTCACAATGTAG
- the IL12RB2 gene encoding interleukin-12 receptor subunit beta-2 isoform X2 encodes MQTAWVVPVTACLLLYFTAEACSEGTVSASKPAHGVTEICEKGNMAASTAAHVQPGTNVTLSCQLKQLTYSQQCKTALFFNGSELISNYGTSVSSTFPVNAYGKHMFTCKIDCEYKKKLICGIDIESGNPPDRPKNVSCIQYGTDGNLTCTWDKGRFTHMNTTYMIRLSDGTDTLCFSEESLSNKFGLLVLSTKLNFESTYRLVVVASNKLGSAFSQPLKFMLIDIVQPRPPSLLVECEASATNCSLFWHSEGRVQHCRVRYRPLSSSTWNTVGSLNSDNCSLHGLEPHTEYEFQVSCKIHPERGLWSNWSTFQSRTPEAVPIEPLDVWYKQQDVDSQMQNISLFWKALQQSEARGKILHYTVTFEALRHGESRAIETNVTTQTSYTRVTPKMGYKITVTADNSRGSSPPASILTDLGTQDLPSPQNVSAMAMGNNSILVSWEPPIKSTASISGYVVEWMSTHRKSGLEPHPSWIRLVASNLSVVIPEHIEDDVCYHISVFALYQDRAGQATSVRGYSGEKAPAAGPQVYARPQANGILVSWEEIPPQQQKGCITWYKIYLQRKASDVDPNVAIYNTTSRHPFHITDLQRGECYVLWMTALTDAGEGPWGNSELVCLESAMDWIIVLTCSFFILSACLCSLRPARKLFLLLFSAPGWYSKAIPDPANATWAKNDWSMKGELSIPSTLLLHNTSSFEEPETTEVEESFPKTGCQAFQDRLISSITHSRNHNWQLESSFEKQDSEYRPLPSTTDGGSYEQQLPDLYQKMVLEVTEQTQTMCEYIANPATDRATVYLPSAISPPVTDTNEGDPELLCSPISVFPTTFLTPEFSCGGKLNLDTVRLNSSSFTM; translated from the exons ATGCAAACTGCGTGGGTTGTACCTGTCACAGCCTGTTTGCTGCTGTACTTCACAGCAG AAGCGTGCAGTGAAGGAACCGTGTCTGCCAGCAAACCTGCCCACGGTGTCACAGAAATATGCGAGAAGGGAAACATGGCTGCTAGCACTGCTGCTCACGTCCAGCCTGGAACCAACGTTACCCTCTCGTGCCAGCTCAAACAACTCACGTACAGCCAGCAGTGCAAGACAGCTCTTTTCTTTAACGGTTCTGAACTGATTAGCAATTACGGCACTTCAGTAAGCAGCACATTTCCAGTCAATGCGTATGGCAAACACATGTTTACTTGCAAAATAGATTGTGAATACAAGAAAAAGCTCATTTGTGGAATTGATATAGAGTCTGGAA ATCCTCCAGATCGGCCAAAAAATGTGTCATGTATCCAGTATGGGACAGATGGCAACCTCACCTGCACCTGGGATAAAGGAAGGTTTACACACATGAACACTACATACATGATACG GCTATCGGATGGGACTGACACCTTATGTTTCTCAGAAGAAAGCCTGAGTAATAAGTTTGGCTTGCTGGTTCTGAGCACGAAGTTGAACTTTGAATCTACTTACAGACTTGTGGTTGTCGCCTCCAACAAACTAGGAAGTGCTTTTTCACAGCCACTTAAATTCATGCTCATAGACATAG TGCAACCACGTCCTCCAAGCCTTTTAGTGGAATGTGAAGCTTCTGCAACAAACTGCTCGTTGTTTTGGCACAGTGAAGGCcgagtgcagcactgcagagtgaGATACCGGCCACTGAGCAGTTCCACCTGGAACACG GTTGGAAGTTTAAATAGTGATAACTGCAGTCTTCATGGTCTGGAGCCACATACAGAGTATGAATTTCAAGTGAGCTGTAAAATTCATCCTGAGAGGGGACTGTGGAGTAACTGGAGTACATTCCAATCCCGGACACCAGAAGCAG TGCCCATCGAGCCCTTAGATGTCTGGTACAAACAGCAGGATGTGGACTCTCAAATGCAgaacatttctctcttctggaAG gcTTTGCAGCAGTCAGAGGCGAGAGGAAAAATCCTGCATTACACAGTGACCTTTGAAGCACTAAGACATGGGGAGTCCAGAGCAATAGAAACAAACGTGACCACGCAAACCAGCTACACCAGAGTCACTCCAAAGATGGGCTACAAGATAACTGTCACTGCTGACAACTCGAGGGGAAGCTCACCTCCTGCATCCATCCTGACTGACCTGGGCACACAAG ATTTACCCTCTCCTCAGAATGTCTCTGCTATGGCAATGGGAAATAACAGCATCTTGGTCAGCTGGGAACCTCCCATTAAATCCACTGCATCCATCAGTGGGTATGTTGTGGAATGGATGAGCACCCATAGGAAGAGCGGCCTGgagccccatccaagctggaTAAGGCTTGTCGCATCCAACCTGTCTGTAGTGATACCAG agcACATAGAAGATGACGTGTGCTACCACATTAGTGTGTTTGCGCTGTATCAGGACAGAGCTGGGCAAGCGACATCAGTGAGGGGATACTCAGGAGAAAAAG CACCAGCAGCTGGGCCACAGGTGTATGCAAGGCCACAGGCAAACGGCATCTTGGTTTCGTGGGAAGAaatccctccccagcagcaaaAGGGCTGCATCACTTGGTACAAGATATACCTGCAGAGAAAGGCCAGCGATGTGGATCCTAATGTAG CCATTTATAATACAACATCCCGACATCCATTCCATATCACAGACCTGCAGCGTGGGGAGTGCTACGTCCTGTGGATGACAGCACTGACGGACGCTGGGGAAGGTCCCTGGGGAAACAGCGAGCTGGTCTGCTTGGAAA GTGCCATGGACTGGATTATTGTGCTCACCTGCAGCTTCTTCAtactctcagcctgtctttgctCCCTGCGTCCTGCGAGAAAACT ATTCCTCTTGCTCTTTTCTGCACCTGGGTGGTACAGCAAAGCCATCCCGGATCCAGCTAATGCTACCTGGGCTAAGAACGACTGGTCTATGAAG GGTGAGCTGAGCATACCTTCCACTCTGCTCCTGCACAACACCAGCAGTTTTGAAGAGCCTGAAACGACAGAGGTAGAGGAAAGCTTCCCAAAGACAGGCTGCCAGGCTTTCCAGGACAGGCTCATCAGCAGCATCACCCACAGCAGAAATCACAACTGGcaactggaaagcagctttgagAAGCAGGACTCAGAGTACAGGCCTCTGCCCAGCACCACAGATGGAGGCAGTTACGAGCAGCAGCTTCCTGACCTGTACCAGAAGATGGTGCTGGAAGTGACAGAGCAAACACAAACCATGTGCGAGTACATTGCGAATCCAGCGACTGACAGAGCTACAGTCTACCTGCCCTCAGCCATCTCCCCACCTGTCACAGACACTAATGAAGGAGACCCCGAACTTTTGTGCAGTCCCATCTCTGTCTTCCCAACAACTTTTTTGACACCAGAATTTTCCTGCGGAGGGAAACTTAATTTGGACACGGTGAGGCTGAACAGCAGCTCTTTCACAATGTAG